From the Pleurodeles waltl isolate 20211129_DDA chromosome 6, aPleWal1.hap1.20221129, whole genome shotgun sequence genome, the window CGCCCCTGTAGAGGGGCAGGTCTTCTATGGAGGGACTCGCCAGGGTAGGGAGAGGTGATGGAGGGGGGTTTGACCTTGAGGGACTATGGGGAAATAAAAGCCCCATGAATTCGCCAGAAAGGGCTTACAGCGCCCTCAGCAGGCCACTGTGGTTTTTCCAGGCAGAGTATGCATGCCATGGATCTGGAGCTGACCCTCCCTCCAGCTGTCAAGTACTTCAAGAGCCGGTTCAGGAGGGCAGGGGACTTGGGGTGGGCGAGGGTCTCATCCAGAGAGGGCTCAAGTGGTCCAGGAGTAGAGTTCTGTGCTCGTGTGGGCGGTGGCACCCGTGTCCtaggtgcaccagagaagcagctgacTGCCAGAGCCGGGTCCCTAAAGTGAGTGTCCTCTGTCGTTCACTCCCCTCTTCCTCAAGCCGTCCCATCCTCCCCGCCTTCTTTCAGTGATTCGCACGAGAAGAAGAGAAGGTGTCTGAGGGTTAAGCGGGGCTCCATTTCCTGTCCTGGGGGGCTCAGAAGGTGCTAGTCCGGGCGGTGGCACCCATGGCCTGCGTGAGGCGTCCTTATTCTCaggggctggattcctaaagtgacTCACCCTCGACGCTCACTCCCCCACCCCGTAGCTGCCCTCCTCCCTCCGCACATGACTCCACGGCACATACCAGGAGGGTGACGGGCTCCCACCTCGCTCCTGGAGGAGGCCGGGTCCCTGCGCTCACTCGGGTCTGGGACAGGGCTCAGGGGCTGTGCGAGGGATGCGGTAACATGTCCCATCGCGCCGCCTGCATCACGTCTTTCCGCATCCAGGACATCCTGAGCAGGGGCTCGGAGGGGGATGCCCCCGCCAAACGGAGAGGCAGGGACCCGCGGGACCAGCTGCCTACAGAGAGCAGGGAGGAAAGAGGGGTCGCCCTGCGGAGGCTGCCGCCGAGGACCACAGAGGATACCTCGGACTCCCCTGAGAAACCCTCACACGGTGAGGGGAAGAATGCCTGGCTGCTGAGCCCCGAGAGCCCGGAGCGCTGGAAGAAGAGGAGCTCAGATTCCGGAGCAGACGAGCCCCCTTGGGACCCTCCCGAGGGCGATCCGGACACAGGTAGAGTGTGATATGGGCATGTGTGGGGATGGGGCGCTCCCTCGTGAGGATATTTCTGAGTCATAATTACTAGCCCTATAACACCATTAGCCACTTCAGAAAAAGCTGTGTGTGACTTCAATAAAACCACTGAGAcataaatacatttaggggacaCGTACGGATGGTGCACCCTCGCTGTATTGTAAATGGGAGAACAAGCAGAGGCGGAAGAGGTTAGAAGCGCCTCTGGGGCATTATTGAAAAGAGGGACCTATGGGGGATTCCTCCATAAAATAACCCAGCGCTGAGTAGgtacagcaggcaagagggtgtcaGGGTGTGTGCACTGAGTGGGCCTGCTCTGTGTGGAGTGAGAGATAGTGCTGCAGTCCCAGCGCAGACCTCGGTGTGCCTCAGTCCTTGCAAACACGCAGATTGTGGCAGGATACCAGTCCGCGGGGCGCTTTGTGTGCACAGAAACAAGCTGGGGTAGGTGAAGTGCCTTCTGCCCCCGTCCGGCCGTGGCCTCCAGTGGCAGCCAGATGTTTCACGGCATCTGTGTGTGGAAATAACCCGCGCTTCTCCTCACGGCCGGCTTCTGGGGCACAGGCCCGCCTTTCATGAACTGTTTGAGGTTCAGGGCCCATGGGACGCTGAAGTAAACGGGATATGCTTTACAGGGGGATTGTGTTCGTCTCTGTGCTGTGGAGCTATGTGGTTCTGTTATTGTGTTTGGGTTTCTGgctgcttgtgtgtggtgtgtcGGTGTATGCCTGGGCTGCCTCTTGTGTGACTGTGCGTGTTTCATGACTGAGCTCATGCGTGAGAGTGTTGGTGCATCCGTGTAAAGGTGTGTTTCGAGCTATAGGTCGTTGTTCCTGCGAGTGACGGTGCCTCTTCGCGCGAGACTGCGTATCGCCTTCTGCTACTGTCTGATTGTCGACTTTGAACATAGACGCGACTGTGTGTATGTTTATGCCCACGATTGACTGTATGTAATTCTTGGTGTTTCTTTACTCGGCATCTAGCTGCATTCTCATGTAGTTACTCGCGGTGCGTCTGTGTGTCGGTATTAACGTGTCTTGCCTGTCTCCGTATGagtctgtgtaggtgtgtgtacctgtgattgtgcctgTCACTGTGAGTTAAAGTCCTTATTTGGGGCCAAGGTCGgagtgggacagaaaataggcccaggcaccacaGTAGAAGGGGGCCCGATTAACGAGAAAAGTAGTTAAAAAGTGTCCCCTATTTGGAAGGCAGGGCCGATTTGAACTTGAAAAGATACGCTGTATAAATGCTTTGCAATGTGTGGGAGACTGCACTGACTTCTGCCTGCTGTACGCAATGTTTGTGTTAATATCAaggaactcaacaaaaaaaaacgtCCCACCAGACCCTAAATCAggtcccaaacagccaaaaaatccGCCCCAGCGCTGACCTGTAAGACCAGCCCTTTGCGCACAGCCCGCTTGCCTTATAGTGACCCAGCCTGACCCTGGCCAAGGCTTTTACTTCGTTATTGGCTCAGCGTCTGACTGTGCATTTGACTACGTATAATTGAGTTAGGGTCGGTATCGGTGTGCCGTGTGTCTGTTTTTGCGCTGGTCTATATGTGTGAGTTTATGTGGGCGAGTGCgtgatgtgtgagggtgttgtaTGGGGTAACTGAGCTTCGTTGGTCGATGAACCAATTTTAAGGCGAGATAATGATACCTGAAGGCGTTGAATACTGcgggtgcaccactgccagtaaAGACTGGCTCTCAAATTAAGGCAACTGGGCGATGCTACGCAAAGGCAGCACAGAGGATTCGTCAGGGTAGAAATGATTTAGAAGTTTGTTTTTCAATCTATACGTGTCGTCTAGTCTGTTTGCTACAAGCCAACATGCAGATGAAAGGCCTATAACTTCCAGGAGGTGTAGGTAAAGTTGACATGAAATCTTTGGTGATTCGGTGTACTTATTTGTGAATTATAAAAACCCTCCTTTTAACCCTGTGGTGTTAGCTGCACCAAAGGAAATTCTGCCTCAGGTATAGCTAGGCCTGAAAGGCTTTTCACCACTCTTAAAGTGGAATTAATTTACCACCGACTACTGCTACAGCTCCTGCAACTGGAAAGGCACATCATCCATGAACCCTTTTTGGCAGGTGTCCGGCGCTGTCCAACAGGCCTCGGTGGTCGGGCTGCGGCCCTCTCACAGCTCCACTCGGCACCGCAGCAGTCATGAAGGGCTCCTCGGCGATCATTGGAGAGGGCTCTTTGTTGCTCCCCAGCGCACCTCAGGGAGGGCTCCTCGTGTCTCCCCAGACCTCCTCCGGGAGGGCTCCTGGGTCTGGAGGCTCCTCAGACCTCATCAAAGAGGAATCCTCACCGCTCCTCAGGGAGGgctcctcacagctcctcagaccTCCTCAGAGAGGGATCCTCACCGCTCCTCAGGGAGGGCTCCTCACAGCTCCTCGGACCTCCTCAGAGAGGAATCCTCACCGCTCCTCATGGAGGgctcctcacagctcctcagaccTCCTCAGGGAGGgctcctcacagctcctcagaccTCCTCAGGGAGGGCTCCTCACAGCTCCTCAGGGAGGGCTCCTCAAAGCTCCTCGGACCTCCTCAGGGAGGGCTCCTCACAGCTCCTCGGACCTCCTCAGGGAGGgctcctcacagctcctcagaccTCCTCAGGGAGGGCTTCTCGTGCCCTTTCCCtctccacttaccaccatgccCCTCTGACCCCTCACCAGTGTTCTCGCAAGCAGAACAGGGCACGTTAGTCAGGTTTGCACTCGGAATTGATACAACATGCTAAGTATTAGCCACACTCTGCAACTGGAAATAAAACAAAACTCAGTACACGAGACAcaattgtaaattatttttaatcCACTCGGCTTTGGTTACACAACACATTCACTCTATACATCTGTCCCATCTGAGGTTGTTACGGGAATAATTTACAGGTTAAACACTGAATTACATTTTATATACACAAAAAACGCAATTCGATTTCATTTTTAAGTTCCTAAAATACTGCACTTTTCAACTGCAGCGAATTTACGATGCTTTTGTTATATGCATTTCCTTTACTATAGTCGTAAACTGAATAAGTACTCTGAAAATAGGTTTTAATGTGAAAGAAGAAATTTTCAAAATATAGTCACCGCAAAGTGAGCAAAGGTGTTACTTTTAAAGGGTTTGAAAGCCCTTATACAATAATAATTACTTATTCTGTCATGCGAATATTCTCTTTGTGATTTTTGGCATCAGTTTTCAGTTCGGCGTGGTTCAGGCAGTGTGTGTGATTATGTTTGTGACAGGACGGTGCGAGAGAAAGACCCGGGTACAGGTCAGTCTGAGGGGCACTAAACGGGTTAACCCCGGGCCTAGGACACTGCCAGGCTGAACACACAGCTTTTAAGTCACAATTTGTAGAAATTAAGGGATGCAATAAGTCACCCGGAGTGCGCACATCCCCGCGCCTACCCATATTGTAGTGGCTCGATGCCCTATACCAAGCGCTTTCCATCGGTTTCAACCGAGCACCTTTGTTGTTCTAGTACATGTGGTTAACTGATATTCCCTTGCTAGGCGTGTATATGCACCAACAGTTTATAAACATGTTTACATTTATcatttcatacacaaaaagtgaaaGTATTTTGTTCGCTGTCCTACTTCGAGCGAGGGAAAGGAACTGGAACGTACTGTAGTTTTGGCTGGAGAAAGGAtagatattttgtattttttctgttttgttgaaACCACTTTCTCTAATCCTTAGTTCGCGTGCCTCCATTTGCAGTGAGTTTAATAGTTAATTCGGTAACGCATATTTTACTTCCTGGTCATTCCTGCAAATTAATTCCTGATGTGCGCACTTGGGTTGTGTGTGTATTGTTGGGACTTATACATTTTAATCAGTCTCCCActctctcctctctccgcagggAGCTGCCTGGATCCCGGGGACGGACAGGACGGCAGCTGCCCCCCAGGGCTCCCCAGGCCTGCCAAGAAGCGCTCCAGGGCCGCCTTTTCACACGCGCAAGTCTACGAGCTGGAGCGCAGGTTCAGCCTTCAGCGCTACCTGTCCGGGCCCGAGAGGGCCGCCCTGGCGGCCAGCCTGAAGCTCACCGAAACGCAGGTCAAGATCTGGTTCCAGAACCGGCGCTACAAGACCAAGCGCAAGCAGAAGGCAGCGCAGCTCTGCCCGGGGCCCAGCCCTGCGCGCAGGGTGGCCATCCGGGTGCTGGTGCGCGACGACCAGCTGCAGAGCGGCCCCGAGGAGGCGCCCCGGCCCAGCCCGCCCGGCCTCTCGCTCTACCAGGCCTGCCACTACTACCCCTACATGTACTGCCTGCCCGGCTGGCCGTCGCCCCTCGGCCTATCCGGAGCGCCCCACTGACTGGAAGAGCGGACCGCGGGTGAGGCGAGAGGGCGCGCCATGGACCGTGAGTGGCGGCCCGGAGACGTGGCCTGGGTCGGTCACGCCCTCCAAGGGACTGCTGCGAGCTCTATCCAGGAAAGGACTGCATGGGCAGGCAATGAAGTCATGGATACAAACACCCAGAGGGAGTACTGAACGGTGGCACAAAAGCCCTCTTCTAAAAACTCATTACCTCCCCACATCAGCTGtggtttttttaattgaaattgcgTTTATgtggcgcttactacccctgacgaggcgtcatgTGCATTCACCCCGGTGTTTACAACTACCTACACCCGTCAGCTGCGTCTGTAAACTTGCATCACCCCTGGGTGTTTACACGTATGAGAAGTTTGGGTTTGGACCAGAATCTGATGCAGCGAACATTTCTACAACTTTGTGCAGCTACGAGATGTGCCCTCGACAGACCAGTGCATGGACCATCTACAGATATCAGCTGGGAGGACAGGCCTGCATTAAGCACTGGTGTCCACGTCTGCCAGACTTATGGAACATTGTGGGCATCCCCCACAGGTGCCCACGAGTGTGAGCGGATATCTACAGCCTAAGCACCAACCACCCCTCGAAAAAAAACTGCAACTGTCCTCGGAAGCGCTCTGACTAGTGTTCACCACTTCAGCATGACGCACGTGACGCCTCTCTGTCCACGCTGCGTCCGCCGTGACAAAACAACACCCCACAGACAAGAGGGTGCCTCCAAGTCACCCACAGGCACCAGGGTATGTGGAAAGACAGGGGCTGCCTGCATTGTGAATAGAATACACTGATACTAGGGGCGCATAAAATCATTTGCCACTATCAGCGGAGTACCGAGTAATCTGCCGAAATTACAGGAGTGCTAATTTCATTTAAAGATGCAAGGTGTCTGAAGAATTATGCCCAGGTACCAGCCGTTTTCGCAATCCTGTTCAGATAGCTAGAGTGTACAGAATTAAATGCAAGTTCCAGAGATCTATAGAATCATGTGCAGTTTCTAGGTGTACTGTCTCATGCGCAGGCCAGGTTCTAGGACGTGCTTAATCATGTACAGGTCCCAGGGGTGTACAGAATCATGTACAGGTCCCTGGGGTGTACAGAATCATGTACAGTTCCCAGGGGTGTACAGAATCGTGTGCAGGTCCCAGGGGTGTACAGAATCATGTACAGGTGCCAAGGGTGTACAGACTCTTGTGCAGGTTTCAGGGTGCACAGAGTTATGTGCAGGTTCCAGGGGTGTACAGAATCGTGTGCAGATACCACATGTGTACAGAATCACGTGCAGGTTCCAGGCATGTACAGACTCTTGTGCAGGTTTCAGGGTGTACAGAACCATAAGCAGGTTGTAGGAGTGTACAGATTCATGCGCAGGTTCCAGACGTGTACAGATTCATGGGCAGGTTGTAGGGTATACAGAATTCTTGCAGGTCCCAGAGTGTACAGAAACGTGTGCAGGTCCGGGGTATACAGACTGATGTCCAGACACAGAGATCCCTAGATTTCCCTCCAGATAGATGTGAACGGAGACATCTTCAGATGCCGGCGTCTTCCAGGTTATTGTTGAGGCTGAGAGTGCCTCCTGCAGGCCCCGAGGAGGTGTCCCCGAGGCAGTCTGACCCTGTCTAAACATCACAACCCGCCCCTGCCGCAGATCTGCCTCAGCCCACGGGGACCGAAATATGCATCTACCAATCTGtaaagaattgtaaaaaaaaaccttcagtACATATTTCCAGTTCATATAAGAAACTCGTATTTGGTTGTATTAACAAAAAAGAACAGAAATCGAAACTCAGGTAAAAAGCACGTTCTGGGTTTTGCAAGGGGAAGTTTGTAAACAACACGATAAATCCTGAAATAATGTATGTTTTCTCCTCCATTTGGTTTCCTTTTTGTAATCAGAATAAGTTTTTTTTCCCTTGAAAGTTGTTGTATATACACGTTTTACTTTTCTACATTAGAAAATGTTGTAAAtgtatataattttaaaataaataaacatgctGGTTTCATTTTCATAAACCATCAAGCTGGAAGTAAAGTCATTTCACTTCTTAGAGGTGAGCACTATGGAACCAACACCGAAGGCGATTCGGGGGGGGGGAGACCGAGGCATCCTGGGGCCGGGAGGGGTCGGTGGGGAATGGGTGGCTAAGCAAGGGCTGTAGCGAGCGGGCGGGGCTGCTTTAAGGCGACTACAGTGAACTGTCCATGTCCCCGAGGAGCCCCGGCAGGTTATCAATGCGgggagaaaaaatgaaaacaagccTTTTTTTTAGAGTGAGCCCTGTGCAGATGTGCGATTGAAAATATAAAACGACTCTAAGACTGTGCACAGTTTCGTTTATGGAAATTAATTCTGTATTCGTAGTTTAAATCGTTCAGGCTTCTCTCTAAGAATTAGAAATTCGTATATCTGCCTTGGTACTTTAATATTCCCACTCGTGTGATCGGTCAGTGATATTTTTTTTGCGGCTGGTCGGGGGCAAACAAATCTCTGCACCAACTGGGGCCATTAGACTCCGTCCTCAGTGCTTAGATACAACTGGAGTGGTCTCCGTGGCAGCTCGTGGCACCGCAGCGTCAAGGCACCTCTGGGGCGGCGGGTGACGGAGTCAGTGACTGACACGGGGCGGAGGTTCGGTGTCCCGTGGATAGGTGGAGGTCACAGGCGGAGATGTCAACCTTTCGGCTGAGTGTGGCCCGGGGTGGCCGGACTCAGCGAGAGGACGCAGCCTGACTGCCAGCACTTACCACCGACTGTACAGTGGGAAACCAGGCTCGAGCGCGGCGTCGCTTCAACATCCTGGCATTCTAGGCAGATCCCTTCATCTGCCCGCGCCTGCGAAAACGAATGCGTGGCGTGACTGGCGCCCTTGTAAAGCGTCCcggtaccttcgggtcgagttcgcaAAACGACAAGAACATGTTTTCGTACTGTTTGTTAGACGGAAGGCTTTGgacgcctcgtcagaggtagtaagtgctatacaaatacaatttacaacAATTTAAATAAAGGCTGTCGCCGTCCCGGAGTTTAGGAAACACTGCGCAGTCACACGGAGAGTGAGGGGGGTAGGCGTCCGCCTGGGGTCCGGGGAAGGGGGGGCTGGGGCGAAGCCATGAGTGCGGGGTCATCTCACGAAGCATAACTTACAGCAGGGAAACACTGTCTGCACCTTCCAACACAACAAGAACACACCTGGGGGAGGTGTCACTCTTTCCTATTAAAACATATCAATAACACACGAGAAACGCAGATGTCTGTCTAACACATACACGTCAAACAAGAGAGATGTCATTCCTCCCTGTCCAATACCGAAATAAACAAGAGAGATGTAGGTGTCTGCTGTCCAACACATAAATATCAAACAAGAGAGATGTAGGTGTCTGCTGTCCAACAAATAGATATCAAACAAGAGAGATGTAGGTGTCTGCTGTCCAACACATAAATATCAAACAAGAGAGATGTAGGTGTCTGCTGTCCGACACATAGATATCAAACAAGAGAGATGTAGGTGTCTGCTGTCCGACACATAGATATCAAACAAGAGAGATGTAGGTGTCTGCTGTCCGACACATCAATATCAAACAAGAGAGATGTAGGTGTCTGCTGTCCGACACATAAATATCAAACAAGAGAGATGTAGGTGTCTGCTGTCCGACACATAAATATCAAACAAGAGAGATGTAGGTGTGTGCTGTCCGACACATAAATATCAAACAAGAGAGATGTAGGTGTCTGCTGTCCGACACATAAATATCAAACAAGAGAGATGTAGGTGTCTGCTGTCCGACACATAGATATCAAACAAGAGAGATGTAGGTGTCTGCTGTCCGACACATAGATATCAAACAAGAGAGATGTAGGTGTCTGCTGTCCAACACATTGATAGCAAACGAGAGAGATGTAGGTGTCTGCTGTCCGACACATAAATATCAAACAAGAGAGATGTAGGTGTCTGCTGTCCGACACATAAATATCAAACAAGAGAGATGTAGGTGTCTGCTGTCCGACACATAAATATCAAACAAGAGAGATGTAGGTGTCTGCTGTCCGACACATAGATATCAAACAAGAGAGATGTAGGTGTCTGCTGTCCGACACATAGATATCAAACAAGAGAGATGTAGGTGTCTGCTGTCCAACACATTGATAGCAAACGAGAGAGATGTAGGTGTCTGCTGTCCGACACATAAATATCAAACAAGAGAGATGTAGGTGTCTGCTGTCCGACACATAAATATCAAACAAGAGAGATGTAGGTGTCTGCTGTCCGACACATAAATATCAAACAAGAGAGATGTAGGTGTCTGCTGTCCGACACATAAATATCAAACAAGAGAGATGTAGGTGTCTGCTGTCCGACACATAAATATCAAACGAGAGAGATGTAGGTGTCTGCTGTCCGACACATTGATAGCAAACGAGAGAGATGTGACTGTCTGCCTGTTTGACACACAAATAATAACCAGGAGGGATGTGACTATCTTTTTACCCAATAGATAAATAACAAACAAGAGGTATGGAAGTGTCTCCCTGTCCAACGCATACATAACAAAGTGAGATGTGACCGTGTGCCTGTCCAAACACATAAATAATAAACAACAAATGTAGCTGTGTGCCTGTCCAAACACATAAATAATAAACAACAAATGTAGCTGTGTGCCTGTCCAAACACATAAATAATAAACAACAAATGTAGCTGTGTGCCTGTCCAACACATCAATAACAAGAGAGATGTAAATATCTGTCTTACACATAAATAACAAGAGAAATGTAAATATCTACCTGTCTTACACATAAATAACAAGAGAGATGTACATATCTACCTGTCTTACACATAAATAACAAGAGAGATGTACATATCTACCTGTCTTACACATAAATAACAAGAGAGATGTACATATCTACCTGTCTTACACATAAATAACAAGAGAGGTGTGACCCTCTGCCTTTCCCACACATTACTTACAAAAAAGAGGGATGTAAATGTCTGCCTGTCTAACACATAAATGGCAAGAGAGATGTAATCGCCTCTGCCTCTAACATATACATAAAAACAAACATCTTAAGAACATAAATAATAACCAAGAAGGAAGTCATTGTCTCTTCCTCCAAACACATACATGTTAAACAAACATTCTCCCTGCCAGTGTCTGCGCTAGAAACGCACAAACAACAAACAAGAGACATGCCACTTTCTACTCCCGTCAACACACGCTAGGAAACAATGGTGCTCTAATTGTGTCAATCAAGAGACACACATACCAAACAGAGGTGTCTCTGTTTTCAACAAAGGCCGCAGTAACAAATGGCACTCGTGAAGCCGTCAGCACCCTCGCCACATAAATTCAAAGCACAAACGAGTTGTAAGCTTCTTCACCTCTAATTCAACAAACACCATACACCAAAGAGGTCACTGTTTCCATCTTCAAACACATAAATATCAAACAAGAGAGATGCTAATCTCTGCTGTgtcacacaaaaaacaaacctCAAAACAAAAAGGAGCAAAAAAGAGCAGGCACTTCGCCCgcccacacacacataaaaaacaaacaagagagaTATCACTGTCTGCATGCTCCGTCACATAAATAAATTAGAGACGTACCACGCCTATG encodes:
- the LOC138300373 gene encoding homeobox protein zampogna-like, with amino-acid sequence MSHRAACITSFRIQDILSRGSEGDAPAKRRGRDPRDQLPTESREERGVALRRLPPRTTEDTSDSPEKPSHGEGKNAWLLSPESPERWKKRSSDSGADEPPWDPPEGDPDTGSCLDPGDGQDGSCPPGLPRPAKKRSRAAFSHAQVYELERRFSLQRYLSGPERAALAASLKLTETQVKIWFQNRRYKTKRKQKAAQLCPGPSPARRVAIRVLVRDDQLQSGPEEAPRPSPPGLSLYQACHYYPYMYCLPGWPSPLGLSGAPH